The following are encoded together in the Cicer arietinum cultivar CDC Frontier isolate Library 1 chromosome 2, Cicar.CDCFrontier_v2.0, whole genome shotgun sequence genome:
- the LOC140919422 gene encoding uncharacterized protein has protein sequence MVSQDHPQLSLAVICESILQMITSDPTISVSVLIAHIRSRYTYTTSYRKAWIANQKAIERIYRNWEESYKGIPRWILAFKHYLPSLVSDIEVLSFIEDDQGVPSKPIFHRLFWSFQPCINGFDHYKSVVSVDGIRLYEKYHRTLLMAIAQDSDGHTIPIAHFLISRDLVEPILTKPDTLTDRLSLGLF, from the coding sequence ATGGTTTCACAAGATCACCCACAACTCTCTTTGGCTGTTATTTGTGAAAGCATCCTACAAATGATAACATCGGATCCCACAATATCAGTTTCAGTATTGATTGCACATATACGATCACGTTACACATATACCACTTCTTATAGAAAGGCATGGATTGCAAATCAAAAGGCCATTGAAAGAATATACAGGAATTGGGAGGAATCATACAAAGGAATTCCAAGGTGGATCCTTGCTTTCAAACATTATCTTCCAAGCCTTGTTAGCGATATTGAAGTGCTATCCTTTATTGAGGATGACCAAGGAGTTCCTAGCAAACCTATTTTCCATCGTCTCTTTTGGAGTTTCCAACCATGTATCAATGGGTTTGATCATTATAAGTCAGTTGTTTCAGTTGATGGAATACGGTTGTATGAGAAGTATCATAGGACCTTACTAATGGCAATCGCTCAGGATAGTGATGGCCATACCATTCCTATAGCACATTTCCTTATAAGTAGGGATTTAGTTGAACCGATTTTGACAAAACCCGATACTCTAACTGATCGATTATCTTTGGGGTTGTTTTGA